In the genome of Polaribacter atrinae, one region contains:
- the dnaA gene encoding chromosomal replication initiator protein DnaA, with product MIVNADSVWNECLSFIKDNIKPQAYKTWFEPIKPVKISGEALTIQVPSKFFYEWLEEHYIKLLRVALVRQLGNDAKLIYDVKMENNYSSNRPQIVKIPSSNRDPLKPQRVTVPLESNKRELRNPFVIPGLQKVKIESQLNPNYSFANFIEGDSNRLARSAGMAVANKPGGTSFNPLLVYGGVGLGKTHLAHAIGVDIKDKYPDKTVLYISSEKFTQQFIDSVKSNTRNDFIHFYQMVDVLIIDDVQFLSGKAGTQDVFFHIFNHLHQNGKQVILTSDKAPVDMQDIEQRLLSRFKWGLSAELQAPDYETRISILQNKLYRDGVEMPEDIVEYIAKNIKSNVRELEGVVISMIAQASFNRREFSVELAKQIVDKFVKNTKKEVSIDYIQKEVSKYFDMDVATLQSKTRKRHIVQARQLAMFFAKRLTKTSLASIGNQIGQRDHATVLHACKTVDNLTETDKQFKKYVDDLTKKLTF from the coding sequence ATGATTGTAAATGCTGATTCAGTTTGGAATGAATGTTTGTCCTTTATAAAAGATAACATAAAGCCGCAAGCATATAAAACTTGGTTCGAGCCAATAAAACCGGTAAAAATTTCAGGAGAAGCATTGACAATTCAAGTGCCTAGTAAATTTTTTTATGAGTGGTTAGAAGAACATTATATCAAGCTATTAAGGGTTGCGTTGGTAAGACAATTAGGCAATGATGCTAAATTGATTTACGATGTAAAAATGGAAAACAATTATAGCAGTAATAGACCGCAAATTGTTAAAATTCCGAGTTCTAATAGAGATCCTTTAAAACCACAAAGAGTAACGGTTCCTTTAGAATCTAATAAAAGAGAATTAAGAAATCCTTTTGTAATTCCAGGATTGCAAAAAGTAAAAATAGAATCTCAATTAAACCCTAATTATAGTTTTGCAAACTTTATAGAAGGAGATTCTAATAGGTTGGCGCGTTCTGCGGGTATGGCAGTTGCTAACAAACCTGGTGGAACTTCATTTAATCCATTATTAGTTTATGGAGGTGTTGGACTAGGTAAAACACATTTAGCACACGCTATTGGGGTAGATATTAAAGATAAATATCCAGATAAGACTGTATTATATATTTCTTCAGAAAAATTTACACAACAGTTTATAGACTCTGTAAAATCAAATACAAGAAATGATTTTATTCATTTCTATCAAATGGTAGATGTTTTAATTATAGATGATGTACAATTCTTGTCAGGTAAAGCTGGTACACAAGATGTATTCTTCCATATTTTTAACCATTTACATCAAAATGGAAAACAGGTAATTTTAACTTCGGATAAAGCACCTGTAGACATGCAAGATATAGAACAGCGTTTATTATCTCGTTTTAAATGGGGATTGTCTGCTGAGTTACAAGCGCCAGATTACGAAACTAGAATTTCTATTTTACAAAATAAATTGTACAGAGATGGTGTAGAAATGCCAGAAGATATTGTAGAATATATTGCAAAAAATATAAAATCTAACGTTAGAGAATTAGAAGGTGTTGTTATTTCTATGATTGCACAAGCTTCTTTTAACAGAAGAGAGTTTTCTGTAGAATTGGCAAAACAGATTGTAGACAAGTTTGTGAAAAATACTAAAAAAGAAGTTTCTATAGATTATATTCAGAAAGAAGTTTCTAAATATTTTGATATGGATGTGGCTACTTTACAATCTAAAACACGTAAACGTCATATTGTACAAGCACGCCAATTAGCAATGTTTTTTGCTAAAAGATTAACTAAAACGTCTTTAGCAAGTATTGGTAATCAAATTGGGCAAAGAGATCATGCAACAGTATTACATGCTTGTAAAACTGTAGATAACTTAACAGAAACTGATAAGCAATTTAAGAAGTACGTAGACGATTTAACTAAAAAATTGACTTTCTAA
- a CDS encoding NAD-dependent epimerase/dehydratase family protein: protein MHKEVILITGSSGQLGTVLAEKLQEKYGIENIIATDLRKNSTFNGLFEILDVTDYEAIKAIVLKYKITQIYHLAAILSANGEKNPLNTWDINMKTFFNVLEVARIHKIDKVFFPSSIAVFGNNIERLNTPQFSNLTPSTVYGISKVAGENWGKYYFDKYGLDVRSLRYPGIIGYQSLPGGGTTDYAVDIFHKAVKNESFECFLDAETMLPMIYMDDAIRATLELMDAPKEKITVRTSYNISGLSFNPDQLAASIKEVYPDFKITYSPDFRQEIANSWPMSIADTEARKDFNWKPKFNINLLTEVMLKNIALKYNKNLINS, encoded by the coding sequence ATGCATAAAGAAGTTATTTTAATAACTGGTTCTAGTGGTCAATTAGGCACAGTTCTCGCAGAAAAATTACAAGAAAAATACGGGATTGAAAATATTATAGCAACAGATTTAAGAAAAAACTCAACATTTAATGGGCTATTTGAAATTCTAGATGTTACAGATTACGAAGCCATAAAGGCAATTGTATTAAAATATAAAATTACTCAGATATACCATTTAGCAGCTATTTTATCTGCCAATGGAGAAAAAAATCCATTAAATACTTGGGACATAAACATGAAAACTTTTTTCAATGTTTTAGAAGTAGCTAGAATTCATAAAATAGATAAAGTGTTTTTTCCTAGCTCTATTGCAGTCTTTGGTAATAATATAGAACGTTTAAATACACCACAATTTTCTAACTTAACACCTTCTACAGTTTATGGAATTAGTAAAGTTGCTGGAGAAAATTGGGGAAAATATTATTTTGATAAATACGGTTTAGATGTACGTTCATTAAGATACCCAGGAATTATTGGCTATCAATCTTTACCAGGTGGTGGTACTACTGACTATGCAGTAGATATTTTTCATAAAGCAGTTAAGAATGAAAGTTTTGAATGTTTCTTAGATGCAGAAACGATGCTACCAATGATTTATATGGATGATGCTATTAGAGCCACTTTAGAATTAATGGATGCACCAAAAGAGAAAATAACGGTAAGAACCTCTTATAATATTTCTGGATTGAGTTTTAATCCAGATCAATTAGCAGCATCTATAAAAGAAGTATATCCTGATTTTAAAATAACATACTCGCCAGATTTTAGACAAGAAATTGCTAATTCATGGCCAATGAGTATAGCAGACACAGAAGCTAGAAAAGACTTTAATTGGAAACCAAAATTTAATATAAATTTACTGACAGAAGTTATGTTAAAAAATATAGCACTTAAATACAATAAGAACCTTATAAACTCATAA
- a CDS encoding GNAT family N-acetyltransferase codes for MMTLTGKKINLRALEPEDLDFLYQIENNESFWEISHTQTPFSKFILRQYLENAHLDIFEAKQLRLLIEEPATKQQLGMIDLFDYNPMHKRAGIGILIHPDFQKQGFATESLSILIKYAFSYLNVHQLYANITTDNSKSIALFKKHSFKEVGIKKDWILFEGKFKDEVLFQLIKD; via the coding sequence ATGATGACTTTAACCGGTAAAAAAATAAACTTACGTGCTTTAGAACCTGAAGATTTAGACTTTCTCTATCAAATAGAAAACAACGAATCCTTTTGGGAAATTAGCCATACACAAACTCCTTTTTCTAAATTTATTCTAAGACAGTATTTAGAAAACGCACATTTAGATATTTTCGAAGCAAAACAATTACGCTTGTTAATTGAAGAGCCTGCCACAAAGCAACAACTCGGAATGATTGATTTGTTTGATTACAATCCGATGCATAAAAGAGCTGGAATTGGAATTTTAATTCATCCAGATTTTCAAAAACAAGGATTTGCAACAGAATCATTGTCAATATTAATTAAGTATGCTTTCTCCTATTTAAATGTACACCAACTGTATGCCAATATAACTACAGACAATTCTAAAAGTATCGCCCTTTTTAAAAAACACAGCTTCAAAGAAGTGGGTATAAAAAAAGATTGGATTTTATTCGAAGGAAAATTTAAAGATGAAGTTTTATTTCAGTTGATAAAAGACTAA
- the kbl gene encoding glycine C-acetyltransferase, with protein sequence MYGKIKNDLKEELETIKSNGLYKNERIITSKQGANINTTNQDNVLNFCANNYLGLASHPDVIEAGINAIKTHGFGLSSVRFICGTQDIHKELEEKTAAFLGMENCILYAAAFDANGGLFEPLLSAEDAVISDALNHASIIDGIRLCKAKRFRYAHNDMEDLEEQLKQTSSSRRRLIVTDGSFSMDGTIAQLDKICDLADKYDALVMIDECHSTGFIGATGRGVHEYHNVMDRVDIITGTYGKALGGASGGFTAARKEIVDILRQNSRPYLFSNTLAPAIVGATLKVLDKITKSTDLRDKLEENTLYFRSEMTNSGFNIVEGTHPIVPIMLYDAKVAQEFAKLLLDEGIYVIGFFFPVVPKGKARIRVQLSAAHSKEHIEKAIKAFVKIGKKLNVI encoded by the coding sequence ATGTACGGAAAAATAAAAAATGATTTAAAAGAGGAGTTAGAAACAATAAAATCTAATGGTCTTTATAAAAATGAACGAATAATAACCTCTAAACAAGGTGCAAATATCAATACAACTAACCAAGACAATGTTTTAAACTTTTGCGCTAATAATTATTTAGGACTTGCTTCTCACCCAGATGTTATTGAAGCTGGAATTAATGCAATTAAAACTCATGGATTTGGTCTTTCATCTGTTCGTTTTATTTGTGGTACACAAGACATTCATAAAGAATTAGAAGAAAAAACTGCTGCTTTTTTAGGAATGGAAAACTGTATTTTATACGCAGCTGCTTTTGATGCAAATGGTGGGTTATTTGAACCTTTACTTTCTGCGGAAGATGCTGTTATTTCTGATGCATTAAACCATGCTTCTATTATTGACGGTATTCGTCTTTGTAAAGCAAAAAGATTTAGATACGCACATAATGATATGGAAGATCTTGAAGAACAATTAAAACAAACTTCTTCATCTCGACGTAGATTAATTGTTACAGACGGTTCTTTTTCTATGGATGGAACTATTGCTCAATTAGATAAAATTTGTGATTTAGCAGATAAATATGATGCTTTGGTTATGATAGATGAATGCCATTCTACTGGTTTTATTGGTGCAACCGGAAGAGGTGTGCATGAATACCACAATGTAATGGATAGAGTAGATATTATAACAGGAACTTACGGAAAAGCTTTAGGCGGTGCTTCTGGTGGATTTACAGCTGCAAGAAAAGAAATCGTTGATATTCTAAGACAAAACTCTCGTCCTTATTTATTTTCAAACACTTTGGCTCCGGCAATTGTAGGCGCTACATTAAAAGTACTAGATAAAATAACAAAATCTACCGATTTAAGAGACAAACTAGAAGAAAACACTTTGTATTTTAGGTCAGAAATGACAAATTCTGGTTTTAATATTGTAGAAGGTACACACCCAATTGTACCCATTATGCTTTATGATGCAAAAGTTGCACAAGAATTTGCAAAACTATTACTAGACGAAGGTATTTATGTAATTGGTTTTTTCTTTCCTGTTGTTCCTAAAGGAAAAGCAAGAATTAGAGTCCAGTTATCTGCAGCACATTCAAAAGAGCATATCGAAAAAGCGATTAAAGCTTTTGTAAAAATCGGAAAAAAATTAAATGTTATTTAA
- the dapF gene encoding diaminopimelate epimerase, which produces MNLEFYKYQGTGNDFVMIDNRTLTFPKENIALIAKLCDRNFGIGADGVILIENDLDFDFRMIYFNADGSQTFCGNGGRCAVAFAKYLEIIKAKTNFIAVDGPHLATIDNGIVSLKMIDVDEITVKENSVFAYTGTQHHVELVADLDQFPVFEKGKEIRYSYSDPGSNVNFVQQINDATFRVRTYEKGVEDETLACGTGVTAVAIAMHKTGKTTRNLISLPVEGGNLEVSFSEENGVYTNVFLKGPATFVFKGSISS; this is translated from the coding sequence ATGAATTTAGAATTTTATAAATACCAAGGAACCGGAAATGATTTTGTTATGATAGATAACAGAACTCTAACTTTTCCGAAAGAAAATATTGCCCTTATAGCGAAACTTTGTGATAGAAATTTTGGTATAGGAGCTGATGGAGTTATTTTAATTGAAAACGATCTAGATTTCGATTTTAGAATGATTTATTTTAATGCTGATGGAAGTCAGACTTTCTGTGGTAATGGAGGACGATGTGCAGTTGCTTTTGCAAAGTACTTAGAAATTATCAAAGCTAAAACTAATTTCATAGCTGTTGATGGACCACATTTAGCGACTATTGACAATGGAATTGTTTCCTTAAAAATGATAGATGTTGATGAAATTACCGTGAAAGAAAACTCGGTTTTTGCTTATACTGGTACACAACATCATGTAGAATTAGTGGCTGATTTAGATCAATTTCCTGTTTTTGAAAAAGGAAAAGAAATTAGATATTCTTATAGTGACCCAGGAAGTAATGTCAATTTTGTTCAACAAATAAATGATGCTACTTTTAGAGTAAGAACGTATGAAAAAGGTGTTGAAGATGAAACTTTAGCTTGCGGAACCGGAGTTACAGCTGTTGCCATTGCCATGCATAAAACAGGTAAAACAACTCGTAATTTAATTTCTTTACCTGTGGAAGGTGGCAATCTAGAAGTATCTTTTTCTGAAGAAAATGGTGTTTATACAAATGTCTTTCTAAAAGGTCCTGCTACTTTTGTTTTTAAAGGGAGTATTTCTTCTTAA
- a CDS encoding DUF2279 domain-containing protein, which yields MCAQNSSFYKKSDTLNTKRRNAIILTESAMAGGALIALNQLWYKDYPRSSFHFKNDNNDWKQMDKVGHFMTSYYIGKVGMQALNWAGVSKKNQLIYGATSGFAFLTAVEVLDGFSEEWGASPGDILANAAGTGLLVGQELLWNEQRITVKYSFHQTDFAKQRPNTLGENYLQQALKDYNGQTYWLSANIWSFNKKSSFPKWLNVALGYGAEGMLFGNSNAANSTLQDPYRQFYLSLDLDLTKIKTNSEFLKSVFSVVNFIKIPAPTLEINTKGALTFHYLYF from the coding sequence TTGTGTGCACAAAATTCATCATTTTATAAAAAATCTGATACTTTAAACACAAAAAGAAGAAACGCTATTATCCTAACCGAAAGTGCAATGGCTGGAGGCGCATTAATTGCTTTAAACCAACTTTGGTACAAAGATTACCCACGTTCTAGTTTTCATTTTAAAAATGATAATAATGATTGGAAACAAATGGATAAAGTAGGGCATTTTATGACCTCCTATTATATTGGTAAAGTAGGGATGCAAGCTTTAAATTGGGCTGGTGTCTCTAAAAAAAATCAATTAATTTATGGTGCAACCTCTGGTTTTGCTTTTTTAACAGCTGTAGAAGTGTTAGATGGTTTTTCTGAAGAATGGGGCGCATCACCTGGAGATATTCTTGCAAATGCTGCAGGTACAGGTTTGTTGGTTGGACAAGAATTACTTTGGAACGAGCAACGTATTACAGTAAAGTACTCTTTTCATCAAACAGACTTTGCAAAGCAACGACCAAATACCCTAGGTGAAAACTATTTACAACAAGCTTTAAAGGATTATAACGGACAAACTTATTGGTTATCTGCCAATATTTGGTCTTTTAACAAGAAAAGTTCATTTCCAAAATGGTTAAATGTTGCTTTAGGATATGGAGCCGAAGGCATGCTTTTTGGAAATTCAAACGCTGCAAACTCAACACTGCAAGATCCTTACAGACAATTCTACCTTAGTTTAGACCTCGATTTAACAAAAATAAAGACAAATTCGGAATTCTTAAAATCTGTCTTTTCTGTTGTTAACTTCATAAAAATTCCTGCTCCTACTCTTGAAATTAATACCAAAGGAGCTTTAACGTTTCATTATCTATATTTTTAA
- a CDS encoding low molecular weight protein-tyrosine-phosphatase — MHKILMVCLGNICRSPLAEGILKSKVNSNTVFVDSAGTAAYHIGKLPDERSIEVAKKYGIDITKQRARKFVVKDFDEFDIIFAMDDSNYQNILSLARHKADEQKVRMILNETHPTKNLSVPDPYYGGNEGFENVYKMLDEACELITKKL, encoded by the coding sequence ATGCATAAAATATTGATGGTTTGTTTAGGGAATATATGTCGTTCTCCTTTAGCAGAAGGGATTTTGAAATCTAAAGTAAATTCCAATACTGTTTTTGTTGATTCTGCTGGAACTGCTGCATATCATATTGGTAAACTACCAGATGAGCGCTCTATAGAAGTTGCTAAAAAATATGGAATAGATATTACTAAGCAAAGAGCAAGAAAGTTTGTTGTAAAAGATTTTGACGAGTTTGATATTATTTTTGCGATGGATGATAGTAATTATCAGAACATACTTTCTTTAGCAAGACATAAAGCAGATGAGCAGAAGGTAAGAATGATTTTAAATGAAACACATCCTACTAAAAACTTAAGTGTTCCAGACCCATATTATGGCGGAAATGAAGGTTTTGAAAATGTGTATAAAATGTTAGATGAGGCTTGTGAACTCATCACTAAAAAATTATAA
- a CDS encoding SAM-dependent methyltransferase, which produces MIGKLYLIPTTLGETEPLEVMPLSVKKVVEQIDYYIVENEKSARRFIKKISPKKSQPSLNLMLLDKYAEELETSRYLDVCKEGINVGLLSEAGVPAIADPGASIVKLAHENNIRVIPLVGPSSIIMAMMSSGMNGQNFAFNGYLPIDKYDRKKTIKELERISQDKNQSQIFIETPYRNDKMLADLKATLSPTTNLCIAADITLPTEYIKTMMIKDWKHQQPDLHKKPAIFIIHK; this is translated from the coding sequence ATGATTGGTAAACTTTATTTAATTCCCACTACTTTAGGAGAGACAGAACCTTTAGAAGTAATGCCTTTATCGGTTAAAAAAGTAGTTGAACAGATTGATTACTATATTGTTGAAAATGAAAAATCAGCAAGAAGATTTATTAAGAAAATTTCACCTAAAAAATCGCAACCTTCACTTAATTTAATGCTCTTAGATAAATATGCTGAAGAGTTAGAGACATCTAGATATTTAGATGTTTGTAAAGAAGGGATTAATGTAGGTTTATTGTCTGAAGCTGGTGTGCCTGCAATTGCAGATCCTGGTGCAAGTATTGTTAAGTTAGCGCATGAAAATAATATTCGTGTAATTCCTTTGGTTGGACCATCGTCAATTATTATGGCAATGATGAGTTCTGGTATGAATGGACAAAACTTTGCTTTTAATGGTTATTTACCTATTGATAAATATGATAGAAAAAAAACAATTAAAGAGTTAGAAAGAATTTCTCAAGATAAAAACCAGTCTCAAATTTTTATAGAGACTCCTTATAGAAATGATAAAATGTTGGCAGATTTAAAAGCGACATTATCACCTACCACTAATTTATGTATTGCTGCAGATATTACATTGCCAACAGAATACATTAAAACCATGATGATTAAAGATTGGAAACATCAACAACCAGATTTACATAAAAAACCAGCTATTTTTATTATTCATAAATAG
- the mltG gene encoding endolytic transglycosylase MltG, translating into MGKKFIYAVIATVIFIGGIIGYQYYQKIFGKSITKDTELFIYSSDSLIDVKEKISDFSKNTNTFLLVAAKKNLSKPKPGRYILKEGMSNNELVNLLRSGNQTPIKLSFNNQDTLEKLAGRIAEQLEADSISLLNSFKDKDFLSKNNLTEKSVLQIFVPNSYQFYWTTSAENFRDKIFVEYNRFWNKSRLQKAKALELSKEEVITLASIVQKETAKNIERPIVAGLYLNRLKKGWPLQADPTIIYSIKEVKGQDYVVKRVLTADLEINSPYNTYKNKGLPPTLISMPDISSIDGVLNAEKHNYFYMCASVEKLGYHAFAKTLSQHNRNAAKYHQWMNKQSINR; encoded by the coding sequence TTGGGTAAAAAATTTATATACGCAGTTATTGCTACCGTTATATTTATTGGTGGAATTATAGGATACCAATACTATCAAAAAATATTTGGAAAATCGATTACAAAAGATACAGAACTTTTTATCTACTCTTCTGACAGCTTAATTGATGTGAAAGAAAAAATTTCTGATTTTTCTAAAAACACCAATACTTTTCTCTTAGTAGCTGCTAAGAAAAATCTTTCGAAACCAAAACCAGGTAGATATATTTTAAAAGAAGGAATGTCTAACAACGAGCTGGTTAACCTTTTAAGAAGTGGTAACCAAACACCTATAAAGTTGTCTTTTAATAACCAAGACACTTTAGAAAAATTAGCAGGAAGAATTGCAGAACAATTAGAAGCAGATTCAATCTCTCTGTTAAACTCATTTAAAGATAAAGATTTTTTATCAAAAAATAACTTGACAGAAAAATCTGTATTGCAAATTTTTGTACCTAATAGTTATCAATTTTATTGGACTACATCTGCAGAAAACTTTAGAGACAAAATTTTTGTAGAATACAATCGATTTTGGAATAAAAGCAGATTGCAAAAAGCAAAAGCTTTAGAATTATCTAAAGAAGAAGTGATCACTTTAGCTTCTATAGTTCAAAAAGAAACAGCAAAAAATATAGAAAGACCAATTGTTGCAGGTTTGTATTTAAATCGATTAAAAAAAGGTTGGCCTTTACAAGCAGATCCTACCATTATCTATAGCATTAAAGAAGTTAAAGGGCAAGATTATGTAGTAAAAAGAGTATTGACAGCAGATTTAGAAATAAATTCACCTTACAATACATATAAAAATAAAGGGTTACCACCTACGTTAATTTCTATGCCAGATATATCTTCAATTGATGGCGTTTTAAATGCAGAAAAGCACAACTACTTTTATATGTGTGCTAGTGTAGAAAAATTAGGATATCATGCTTTTGCAAAAACACTTTCTCAGCACAATAGAAATGCGGCTAAATATCATCAATGGATGAATAAGCAAAGCATTAATAGATAA
- a CDS encoding peptidoglycan-binding protein LysM, which yields MHPQNRKIQFIKKFLFLSIIFLGFINATSIDKKIGTNNKVTFPKFIDYNIPYLQKDFVGFKEALAFKESQGSYTVVNTLGYLGKYQFGRTTLQRFKIYNTAAFLKDPELQEKAFIALCKVNKWILRKDIRRSVGKTINGIKITESGILAAAHLSGAGNVKKYLRSNGVQGFSDAYGSSIKSYLRKFGGYNVSNIIADQDATIDS from the coding sequence TTGCACCCGCAAAACAGAAAGATTCAATTTATCAAAAAGTTTTTATTTTTAAGTATCATATTTTTAGGATTTATCAATGCAACTTCTATTGATAAAAAAATAGGTACTAACAACAAAGTTACTTTCCCTAAATTTATAGATTATAACATTCCTTATTTACAAAAGGACTTTGTGGGCTTTAAAGAAGCACTGGCTTTTAAAGAATCTCAAGGAAGCTATACCGTTGTAAACACATTAGGGTATTTAGGAAAATATCAATTTGGTAGAACTACGTTACAAAGATTTAAAATTTATAATACAGCAGCATTTTTAAAAGATCCAGAATTACAAGAGAAAGCATTTATAGCTTTGTGTAAAGTAAATAAATGGATTTTAAGAAAAGACATTAGACGTTCTGTAGGTAAAACCATAAACGGAATTAAAATTACCGAATCAGGTATATTGGCAGCGGCTCATTTAAGTGGTGCTGGTAACGTAAAAAAATACTTAAGAAGTAACGGAGTACAAGGTTTTTCTGATGCTTACGGATCTTCTATAAAGTCTTATCTAAGAAAATTTGGAGGTTATAATGTTTCTAACATTATAGCAGACCAAGACGCTACAATTGATAGTTAA
- a CDS encoding Lrp/AsnC family transcriptional regulator, whose translation MEKIDEIDLNILRILQEDSKKTTKEIAEILNLTPSPVYERIRRLEKRGYIKKYVALIDKDLLNIPITAICMVSLRYHDEGFIDKFEKQIKSLKEVQECYHMAGKVDFFLKINLRSLNEYHEFVRLKLSKIENIGVLESYFVLKEITRTTGYCI comes from the coding sequence ATGGAAAAAATAGACGAAATAGATTTGAATATTTTAAGAATTCTTCAAGAAGATTCTAAAAAAACTACAAAGGAAATCGCAGAGATATTAAACTTAACACCTTCTCCTGTATATGAGCGCATTAGAAGGTTAGAGAAACGTGGGTATATTAAAAAGTATGTTGCCCTTATAGATAAAGACCTTCTAAATATTCCTATTACAGCAATTTGTATGGTTTCTTTGAGGTACCATGATGAAGGTTTTATAGATAAATTTGAAAAGCAAATTAAGAGTTTAAAAGAAGTACAAGAGTGTTACCATATGGCTGGTAAAGTTGACTTTTTTTTAAAAATTAATTTAAGAAGTCTAAATGAATACCACGAGTTTGTAAGACTTAAACTTTCTAAAATTGAAAATATTGGTGTTTTAGAAAGTTATTTTGTTTTAAAAGAAATTACGCGTACTACAGGTTATTGTATTTAA